The Stygiolobus azoricus genome window below encodes:
- a CDS encoding SelT/SelW/SelH family protein, translating to MEGKTHVKIVYCRPCGYLDRALDLARDILSYFENTIVELEQGSNGIFDVYLNGNLIFSRYKERRFPQNEEILKEIGKLKMTT from the coding sequence ATGGAAGGCAAGACCCATGTTAAGATAGTGTATTGTAGACCATGTGGTTATCTGGATAGAGCATTAGATCTAGCAAGAGATATTCTAAGCTATTTTGAAAATACAATCGTTGAGCTAGAGCAGGGTAGTAACGGTATATTCGATGTCTATCTGAACGGAAATCTGATCTTCTCCCGTTATAAGGAAAGAAGATTCCCACAAAACGAGGAAATCCTTAAGGAGATAGGAAAGCTTAAGATGACGACATAA
- a CDS encoding ABC transporter permease subunit, which produces MRYYLPYLAYITAFGTLPFVFTFVLVGINLKEAEAVFKLVPLDTVIYNTLVFSLVSAIITTVVGTILAIFVDMVRKGKRLLAILVMLPYSIPFTSSALIWSISLYGNYGWFSYLFHIPFDPLYLASTAIWAVTGVNVWSMIPMSFLIMLSAFRSIPQEVRESSEVDGLTLSQFYFRIALPMTSKAFLLSFLLQFILALGNFDTPYVLTQGGPGFASTTLPLLVYDEIFLFVNFSGGELAAALLGAISVIPAILILLLIKSRRTPFPSPNFKIPNSVFKNTVYVISIFIIFLLDFPVYWMFLIALRPNVYDFRSPPVLLPTSIDLKYLSTCFSSSVPYLISSVVVALFASLLTIFLALPSSYEIERKRVLWLLLISIFLYSLPSTSYIIPLYLFFSKIGLLNTWWALILSTPVFTATFAVWIMFNFFTSFPRAYDEAAEVFGIKRKIIKIIAPLSRTAILSTFLLSFIFNWHLLFYPLLLSDTPYNMGFPPKGAETITIFALQAIGDETVNWAALASSALIAALPVMVISFFTIDRVIKSDSKSGLKFV; this is translated from the coding sequence ATGAGATATTATTTACCCTATTTGGCTTACATCACGGCTTTTGGTACACTGCCCTTTGTATTCACGTTCGTCCTTGTAGGAATAAATTTAAAAGAAGCTGAAGCGGTGTTCAAGCTAGTTCCTTTAGATACAGTAATCTATAATACTCTTGTATTTTCTTTAGTATCGGCAATTATAACTACTGTAGTAGGAACAATTCTTGCTATATTTGTGGATATGGTGAGAAAAGGAAAGAGGTTACTGGCAATCCTCGTAATGCTACCTTATTCTATTCCTTTTACATCTTCCGCATTGATATGGAGTATAAGTCTATATGGTAATTACGGATGGTTTTCCTACTTGTTTCACATCCCTTTTGATCCGCTTTATTTAGCGTCTACAGCAATATGGGCTGTAACTGGAGTAAACGTATGGTCTATGATCCCTATGTCCTTCTTGATCATGCTCTCGGCGTTTAGATCCATACCTCAAGAAGTTAGAGAGTCATCGGAAGTAGATGGATTAACCTTATCTCAATTCTACTTTAGGATTGCCTTACCTATGACTAGCAAAGCCTTTTTGCTATCCTTTCTGTTGCAATTTATTTTAGCACTGGGCAATTTTGATACTCCTTATGTTCTTACTCAAGGAGGTCCGGGATTTGCCTCAACTACTTTACCTCTTTTAGTATATGATGAGATCTTCCTTTTTGTTAATTTTTCAGGAGGCGAATTAGCAGCAGCACTTTTAGGTGCTATCTCAGTGATACCCGCAATTCTTATCTTACTACTGATAAAGAGCAGAAGGACACCGTTTCCTTCACCCAACTTTAAGATTCCTAATAGTGTCTTTAAAAATACAGTATATGTTATATCTATTTTTATAATTTTCCTTTTAGATTTTCCAGTATATTGGATGTTCCTTATAGCATTGAGACCTAACGTATATGACTTCAGATCTCCACCGGTTCTTTTACCCACTTCAATAGACCTGAAATACCTTTCTACGTGCTTCTCTTCATCTGTACCGTATTTAATAAGTAGTGTAGTAGTAGCCTTATTTGCATCTTTGCTGACAATATTTCTAGCCTTACCATCTTCATATGAAATCGAGAGAAAAAGGGTATTATGGCTTCTCTTAATTTCAATATTTCTATATTCTTTACCTTCAACTTCTTACATAATACCTCTTTACCTATTTTTCTCTAAGATAGGACTGTTAAACACGTGGTGGGCTCTCATATTATCAACTCCAGTTTTTACAGCAACCTTTGCCGTATGGATAATGTTTAATTTCTTTACTTCTTTTCCTAGGGCTTATGATGAAGCTGCTGAAGTTTTCGGAATTAAGAGAAAAATTATCAAGATAATTGCACCACTCTCTAGAACTGCTATTCTTTCAACGTTTCTACTTTCTTTCATATTTAATTGGCACTTGCTGTTTTATCCACTGTTGCTGAGCGACACTCCGTATAACATGGGGTTTCCACCCAAAGGTGCCGAAACGATAACCATCTTCGCACTGCAAGCTATAGGAGACGAAACGGTAAATTGGGCAGCTCTAGCTTCTTCCGCACTGATTGCAGCTTTACCAGTTATGGTTATAAGTTTCTTCACGATCGACAGGGTAATCAAAAGCGATAGTAAGAGCGGTCTAAAATTCGTGTAA
- a CDS encoding ABC transporter ATP-binding protein yields the protein MSLELRNVKKVYRGSKTPAVDNVSLKVEKGEFFVILGPSGSGKTTLLRIISGLEKPNDGKIIIDGQEVNELPPSQRNVGMVFQNYALYPHKTVLENLIIPLEGLMTKKEAITWAEEISKKLGIHELLSRYPTELSGGQQQRVALARAILRKPKLFLMDEPLSNLDAPLRVSARKLIKDVQRENGITTIYVTHDHVEAMAIADRVAIMNNGRIIQVGTPEEVYNDPVDEFVATFFGNPPMKIVSGEILGFEGKIGIRAEDVELGDGDLIGKVTDVEFWGDRYLAYVNLNGDIVPAFVSYKPKVGSEVKVKFKRYKRFL from the coding sequence TTGTCCCTAGAGCTCAGAAACGTGAAAAAAGTGTATAGAGGGAGTAAGACACCAGCGGTAGATAACGTAAGCCTAAAGGTTGAAAAGGGGGAGTTTTTTGTTATTCTCGGTCCATCTGGATCTGGAAAGACAACTCTTCTTAGGATCATTTCTGGTTTGGAAAAACCGAACGACGGGAAAATTATCATAGACGGACAAGAGGTAAACGAACTTCCTCCTTCTCAGAGAAATGTGGGAATGGTATTTCAGAACTACGCATTATACCCCCATAAGACAGTTTTGGAAAACCTCATAATACCTTTAGAAGGCCTAATGACTAAGAAGGAAGCGATTACATGGGCTGAAGAAATAAGTAAGAAACTCGGTATTCATGAACTTCTTAGCAGATATCCTACAGAGTTATCAGGGGGACAACAACAAAGAGTAGCATTAGCTAGGGCCATCCTAAGGAAACCTAAACTTTTCCTTATGGACGAACCTTTATCAAACTTAGACGCACCTTTGAGAGTTTCAGCAAGAAAATTGATAAAAGACGTCCAAAGGGAAAACGGGATAACTACTATTTATGTCACTCACGACCACGTAGAGGCAATGGCAATTGCTGATAGAGTTGCAATTATGAATAACGGAAGAATAATTCAGGTAGGAACACCAGAAGAAGTTTATAATGATCCCGTTGATGAATTTGTAGCCACGTTCTTTGGGAACCCACCCATGAAGATCGTATCAGGGGAAATTCTAGGTTTTGAAGGAAAGATAGGTATAAGAGCTGAGGACGTAGAATTAGGGGATGGAGACCTAATAGGAAAAGTTACAGACGTTGAGTTCTGGGGAGACAGATATTTAGCATACGTAAACTTAAACGGTGATATAGTTCCGGCTTTTGTTAGTTATAAACCTAAAGTAGGTTCTGAGGTAAAGGTTAAATTTAAACGGTATAAGAGGTTCTTATGA
- a CDS encoding extracellular solute-binding protein, which produces MKGLSGKIIGLVVVVLIIVVTLGLYLVTNHFTSTVTPSTAPPVTSTSNITLTVVTFSGESANFIQYAGELFSQEHPGVTVKVYAYPFSEYITKELTVLEAGSSQYDIIGYTSTSAQKVAPYLVPLNSSDFNMSDIILPQEEFGGIIYNVTSHQNVMIGIAYETAVYLMAYKSSIFENQTLANEFYEEYHVPFNPVMWDNWTDVIDADQFLTSHHITEYGFLIDDHVSHGIIDAYPAVYGWYYIRDYNLSHNGYGIPGFNIMFENYILPGFEYPLPSFNSTAGIEALETYKQLVSYEPNPSSLQVCYGNIGELYANASGAFLFTTQISELPNTQVNETLLAPLPGGYAETGTDFLGISKYSLHKQLALEFLQFLVSPKVQMLAFLKFDKFPISKEAFTQLLMNASIPSFEREWLNATYQAALEAWANPPNIPPTYSSLIPDFNNQIYAYLTGQVTDPNTALQTAASEWISAVESYYGG; this is translated from the coding sequence ATGAAAGGTTTAAGCGGTAAAATAATAGGACTAGTAGTTGTCGTTCTAATAATAGTTGTTACATTAGGATTGTATTTAGTTACGAACCACTTCACATCGACGGTTACTCCCTCAACTGCTCCACCAGTAACATCGACATCTAACATTACGTTGACTGTTGTTACTTTCAGTGGAGAGTCAGCTAACTTCATACAGTATGCTGGAGAGCTCTTCTCGCAAGAACATCCAGGTGTGACGGTGAAGGTATATGCTTATCCGTTCAGCGAGTATATTACTAAAGAGTTAACTGTGCTAGAGGCAGGTTCTTCACAATACGATATAATAGGCTATACTTCCACCTCAGCTCAGAAAGTAGCACCATACTTAGTCCCTCTTAACTCATCTGACTTCAACATGAGTGACATAATACTACCTCAGGAGGAGTTCGGAGGAATTATTTACAATGTTACGTCTCACCAGAATGTTATGATAGGTATAGCTTACGAAACCGCAGTTTACCTAATGGCTTATAAGAGTAGTATATTTGAAAATCAGACCTTAGCAAATGAATTCTACGAAGAGTACCATGTTCCCTTTAATCCAGTAATGTGGGATAATTGGACTGATGTTATAGATGCAGATCAATTCCTGACTTCTCACCATATAACCGAATATGGATTCCTGATAGACGATCACGTGTCCCATGGTATTATTGACGCATATCCTGCAGTATACGGTTGGTATTACATTAGGGACTATAACTTGTCTCATAACGGATACGGTATTCCGGGTTTCAATATAATGTTCGAGAACTATATACTTCCAGGTTTCGAATATCCCTTACCTTCTTTCAATTCGACCGCAGGTATAGAAGCGTTAGAGACCTATAAACAGCTAGTGAGTTATGAACCTAATCCCTCTTCACTACAAGTATGTTATGGAAATATAGGAGAATTATATGCTAACGCCTCGGGAGCGTTCTTATTTACGACTCAGATTTCAGAATTACCGAATACACAAGTAAACGAAACATTACTAGCTCCACTGCCTGGAGGATATGCGGAGACCGGAACGGACTTCTTGGGAATAAGCAAGTATTCTCTTCACAAGCAATTAGCGCTAGAGTTCTTACAATTCTTAGTTTCTCCCAAGGTGCAAATGCTCGCATTCCTAAAGTTCGATAAGTTCCCGATATCAAAAGAGGCGTTCACACAACTACTGATGAATGCTTCTATACCTTCTTTTGAGAGGGAATGGCTAAATGCAACATATCAGGCAGCTTTAGAGGCGTGGGCCAATCCTCCTAACATACCACCTACCTATTCATCGCTTATCCCAGACTTTAACAATCAGATATACGCATACTTAACCGGTCAGGTAACCGATCCTAATACAGCTCTGCAGACAGCAGCAAGTGAGTGGATAAGTGCCGTAGAGTCCTACTACGGTGGTTAG
- a CDS encoding sodium:solute symporter family protein, whose product MAMGLNVDGITLATFIILFAIFTFLGFYGAKWRKGDLSRLDEWGLGGRRLGWLIVWFLLGADLYTAYTFIAVPSAFLAKGAIYWFAIPYVAWTFGVALLTMPRLWTVAKNKGYVTAVDFVKDRFNSKSVAIAVALTGVVAELPYIALQIVGMEAVLAVLLIGLGISPHTTIAGLTVSELALIIAFVVLAAFTITSGLRGAALSGIFKDILIWITVITVAVYIPLIHGGYGAALSAAQSYLSNPKSGIHSVVALKSALGYTVLPSQLYAAYFSLALGSTLALYLYPHAINGSLSSESREKLKLSTSLLPIYGIGLALLILFGILIYLVPSALNLVITTKNGSLTVPALIAASMPDWFVGLAFLAIFIGGLVPAAIMAIGVANLLTRNVVGEFTKLSPSSEARLAKILSTVFKFIALAFVFVVPPTYAIQLQLLGGIIITQTLPAVFIALFTDKLEAKSTLAGWAVGMATGIYLTLYVNHFGPLVSSFFNTPMGPIYIALIALSLNLIVTVIGSLIARLAGWKPTSVITAQDFEVEVPSPSKQK is encoded by the coding sequence ATGGCAATGGGCTTGAACGTTGATGGTATAACCCTAGCCACTTTCATCATACTTTTTGCAATTTTCACATTTCTAGGTTTTTATGGTGCTAAGTGGAGGAAGGGAGATTTATCAAGACTAGATGAATGGGGATTAGGAGGAAGAAGGCTAGGCTGGTTAATAGTGTGGTTCCTGCTAGGAGCTGATTTATATACAGCTTATACGTTTATAGCTGTACCATCGGCGTTCTTAGCAAAAGGAGCGATATATTGGTTCGCTATACCATACGTAGCTTGGACATTCGGAGTAGCACTGCTCACAATGCCGAGACTTTGGACTGTTGCTAAAAATAAGGGTTATGTCACAGCGGTAGATTTCGTGAAGGATAGGTTTAATAGTAAGTCCGTAGCAATAGCAGTAGCATTAACTGGAGTAGTAGCTGAGTTACCATATATTGCGTTACAGATAGTAGGAATGGAGGCTGTTCTAGCCGTATTGTTAATAGGGTTAGGAATATCACCTCACACAACTATTGCTGGCTTAACTGTATCAGAACTAGCTTTAATTATAGCATTCGTAGTCTTGGCCGCGTTTACAATAACTAGTGGACTAAGGGGAGCTGCTTTATCTGGTATATTCAAGGACATCTTAATTTGGATTACTGTAATTACAGTAGCTGTATATATACCACTCATACACGGAGGTTACGGAGCAGCTCTAAGTGCTGCACAGTCTTACCTATCTAATCCTAAGAGTGGTATACACAGTGTTGTGGCGTTAAAGTCGGCCCTCGGTTATACAGTGCTTCCCTCTCAACTTTACGCTGCCTACTTTTCCTTAGCTTTAGGAAGTACTCTAGCATTATACTTATATCCTCACGCTATAAATGGTTCCTTATCATCTGAGAGTAGGGAAAAGCTGAAGTTGAGTACATCGTTATTGCCTATTTACGGAATCGGCCTAGCTCTACTTATTCTATTTGGCATATTAATATATTTAGTACCGAGCGCGTTAAACCTTGTAATAACTACTAAGAATGGTTCGTTAACAGTTCCCGCTTTAATAGCTGCTTCAATGCCTGATTGGTTTGTAGGTTTAGCTTTCTTAGCTATATTCATCGGTGGGTTAGTGCCAGCAGCAATCATGGCTATAGGTGTGGCTAACTTGTTAACGAGAAACGTAGTAGGTGAGTTTACAAAGCTATCTCCCTCAAGTGAGGCTAGGTTAGCAAAGATCTTGTCTACAGTGTTCAAGTTTATTGCTTTAGCTTTCGTATTTGTAGTTCCTCCTACCTATGCAATTCAGCTTCAACTTTTAGGCGGGATAATTATTACTCAAACATTACCGGCTGTATTCATTGCCCTATTTACTGACAAGTTGGAAGCTAAGTCAACACTGGCAGGTTGGGCAGTAGGGATGGCTACCGGAATTTATTTAACCCTCTATGTAAACCACTTCGGGCCACTAGTGAGCTCGTTCTTTAACACCCCCATGGGTCCGATTTATATAGCTTTGATAGCGTTATCGCTTAACTTGATAGTTACAGTTATTGGTTCATTAATAGCCAGACTAGCAGGCTGGAAACCTACCTCAGTGATAACAGCACAAGATTTCGAGGTAGAAGTTCCAAGTCCTTCAAAGCAGAAATGA
- a CDS encoding MBL fold metallo-hydrolase: MGAFSSFTQKKFRGIEPDCELTEGELDGLQILYTPGRTSDSISIYIPSDNSIIVGDMLQGTKNGLRIPVIEELLKSIQRIKKLKPRVVYVSHGENGNNILV, translated from the coding sequence ATGGGAGCTTTTTCGTCCTTTACCCAGAAAAAATTTAGGGGAATTGAACCGGACTGCGAGTTAACTGAAGGGGAATTAGACGGTCTCCAGATTTTATACACGCCAGGTCGTACATCGGACTCAATCTCTATTTACATACCATCTGATAACTCAATAATTGTTGGGGATATGTTACAAGGGACTAAGAACGGGCTTAGAATACCCGTAATAGAGGAGCTTTTGAAGAGTATACAGAGGATAAAAAAGCTTAAACCAAGAGTTGTTTATGTCTCTCACGGAGAGAATGGAAATAATATTTTAGTATAA
- a CDS encoding MBL fold metallo-hydrolase: MLAEVNKDRVKYVIFTHSHIDHIGSAYELKNALRNAQFCIHKEGVKNLRGD; this comes from the coding sequence ATACTTGCGGAAGTAAATAAGGATCGTGTTAAATATGTAATATTTACCCATTCTCACATAGACCATATAGGCAGTGCCTATGAACTTAAGAACGCATTACGGAACGCACAGTTCTGCATTCACAAAGAAGGAGTAAAGAATCTGAGAGGAGATTAG
- a CDS encoding alpha/beta hydrolase family protein: MEYEDLIKIKPVLDYDVDEKDSQIALIIRENKPEVYIYGENKVNTFGFPEEVVWADSDRLLITIDPEGGERRGIYEWEKGWEKPKPLLVDKYDNFSPMVTSHGILFISNRDGKTLHLYLYDGNNIENISKGEEPVGRYCTNGELIVYSQGIYDDNIYVSDFGGNTIKELSFNESEQIVPSENCFLNKDKFIFLSNHNDTFGLYSYDMKKDEISSIINVSDYDIQEAVVYNEEKILYTLIKDGKSELLQVPNIRLEKGGYIHDLKVVKNSVYYLMSKHSRATDLYVIEGKLSQRLTDSMNGVKDEFVSPSSITYDSDGIKIHALLYSRGNEDKGVVYIHGGPDFQCVDNFNPEIQFLVKKGFKVICPDYRGSTGYGRKFNHLNDKDLGGGDLHDVINAVKVLKVKKVAVTGASYGGYLTMMAVTKYPDLWCSAVAVVPFVNWFTEKQFEREVLKQYDEIKIGNDEALLRDRSPIFFVDRIRAPLMLLAGQNDPRCPAEETIQVVEELKKLGRQVEYKIYEGEGHGFIKIENYIDSIKRTVEFIANHCR; encoded by the coding sequence GTGGAATACGAGGATTTAATTAAGATAAAACCAGTTCTAGATTATGATGTAGATGAAAAAGACAGTCAGATTGCATTAATTATTAGGGAGAATAAGCCAGAAGTATATATCTATGGTGAGAATAAAGTAAACACCTTCGGATTCCCAGAAGAAGTAGTGTGGGCTGATAGCGACAGACTACTGATAACTATAGATCCAGAGGGGGGAGAGAGAAGGGGAATTTATGAGTGGGAAAAGGGATGGGAAAAGCCCAAACCGCTCTTGGTCGACAAATACGACAACTTCTCTCCTATGGTCACCAGTCACGGAATCCTCTTCATTTCTAATAGGGACGGGAAGACTTTACACCTCTACCTATACGACGGTAATAATATCGAAAATATAAGCAAGGGAGAAGAGCCTGTAGGTAGATATTGTACTAACGGAGAGCTGATAGTCTACTCTCAAGGAATATACGATGATAACATTTACGTCTCTGACTTCGGTGGAAATACAATAAAGGAGTTATCCTTCAACGAGAGCGAGCAAATAGTCCCGTCGGAAAACTGCTTCCTGAACAAGGACAAGTTCATATTCCTCTCAAATCATAACGACACTTTTGGGTTGTATTCCTATGATATGAAAAAGGACGAGATTTCCAGTATAATTAACGTCTCGGATTATGACATTCAGGAGGCTGTAGTTTACAATGAAGAAAAAATACTATACACTTTAATAAAGGACGGAAAGAGTGAGTTGTTACAAGTCCCTAATATACGCCTCGAAAAAGGTGGTTATATCCACGACTTGAAGGTTGTAAAGAATTCCGTGTATTACTTGATGTCAAAACACTCTAGGGCTACGGACCTGTACGTAATTGAAGGTAAATTGAGTCAGAGACTTACCGACTCAATGAACGGAGTCAAGGACGAATTCGTGAGTCCCTCATCGATAACTTATGACTCTGATGGTATTAAAATCCACGCGTTATTATACAGCAGGGGAAATGAAGACAAGGGAGTAGTTTACATACACGGGGGCCCGGACTTCCAATGTGTTGACAACTTTAACCCTGAAATACAATTCCTAGTGAAGAAGGGGTTCAAGGTGATCTGTCCTGATTATAGGGGTAGTACTGGTTATGGTAGGAAGTTCAATCACTTAAACGACAAGGATTTAGGAGGAGGAGACTTACATGACGTTATCAATGCTGTTAAAGTCCTAAAGGTGAAGAAGGTAGCAGTTACTGGTGCTAGTTATGGTGGATATTTAACAATGATGGCCGTGACTAAATATCCTGACTTATGGTGTTCTGCAGTGGCCGTAGTACCGTTCGTTAACTGGTTCACTGAGAAACAGTTTGAGAGGGAGGTATTGAAACAATATGATGAAATAAAGATCGGTAATGACGAGGCTTTACTTAGGGATAGGTCACCGATCTTTTTCGTGGATAGAATAAGGGCGCCATTAATGCTGTTGGCTGGTCAAAACGATCCCAGATGTCCTGCTGAAGAAACAATCCAGGTTGTTGAGGAGCTGAAGAAGTTGGGTAGGCAAGTTGAGTACAAGATATATGAAGGAGAAGGTCACGGGTTTATTAAGATAGAAAACTACATTGACTCAATAAAGAGGACCGTTGAGTTCATTGCAAACCACTGTAGATAA